One genomic segment of Sulfuricella sp. includes these proteins:
- a CDS encoding glycine zipper 2TM domain-containing protein, with the protein MKTPQILIAVFLATSALMSGCANTYSPPVSSAPSYSNTTYGVIDAIEITRESSSGIGGSGIGAGAVIGGVVGGVLGHQVGEGTGKDVATVAGVVGGAMAGHQIEKSNRQQQDAYRIRVRLDNGGYQTVTLQSIGDLRVGDRVRVENDRVSRY; encoded by the coding sequence ATGAAAACACCCCAAATACTAATCGCAGTCTTTCTCGCTACGTCAGCCCTGATGAGTGGTTGCGCGAATACCTATTCTCCCCCCGTGTCATCCGCACCATCCTATTCCAATACCACTTATGGCGTGATCGATGCGATCGAGATCACTCGTGAGAGCAGCAGCGGGATAGGCGGCAGCGGGATAGGCGCTGGCGCCGTCATCGGCGGTGTCGTGGGCGGAGTGCTCGGACACCAGGTCGGTGAAGGCACAGGCAAGGATGTCGCGACCGTGGCCGGCGTGGTAGGTGGCGCAATGGCCGGACACCAGATAGAAAAGAGTAACAGGCAGCAACAAGATGCATATCGCATACGGGTGCGCCTTGACAACGGCGGGTATCAAACCGTGACGCTGCAGAGCATAGGCGACTTGCGCGTCGGAGACCGGGTCCGTGTCGAGAATGACCGCGTGTCTCGCTACTAA
- a CDS encoding OmpA family protein — translation MKTSRIILNALAMASLTFAGMASAHEVAKEGYLIDTRGNVVKNNYNECWKTGYWTPAMAIAECDPDLIKKEEPKMAEAKVPAVVPATGPEKAAFAAITLQAETLFDFDKSVIRADGQKILDDEVVSKMKQYPQVEVVLVTGHADRIGTDAYNQKLSQRRADAVKAYLVGQGIEDKRIETAAKGEAAPVVPCDDVKGKVSGKNKKLVECLQPNRRVMVEVRVQKPTQK, via the coding sequence ATGAAAACCTCACGAATCATTCTTAATGCGCTGGCCATGGCTTCTTTAACCTTCGCTGGCATGGCTTCCGCCCATGAAGTCGCCAAGGAAGGTTACCTGATCGATACCCGCGGCAATGTGGTCAAGAACAATTACAACGAGTGCTGGAAAACCGGCTACTGGACACCGGCCATGGCGATTGCAGAATGCGATCCGGATCTGATCAAGAAAGAAGAGCCAAAAATGGCTGAAGCCAAGGTCCCCGCTGTAGTCCCTGCCACCGGCCCGGAAAAAGCGGCTTTCGCCGCCATTACCCTGCAAGCCGAAACGCTGTTTGACTTCGACAAGTCTGTCATCCGCGCTGACGGCCAGAAAATTCTGGACGATGAAGTCGTTAGCAAGATGAAGCAATATCCGCAAGTCGAAGTGGTACTGGTGACCGGCCACGCCGACCGCATCGGTACCGATGCCTACAATCAGAAGCTCTCCCAGCGCCGTGCAGATGCTGTTAAGGCTTACCTGGTTGGCCAGGGCATTGAAGACAAGCGCATTGAAACCGCGGCCAAAGGCGAGGCCGCGCCGGTTGTTCCCTGTGATGACGTGAAGGGCAAAGTCAGCGGCAAGAACAAGAAGCTGGTCGAGTGCCTGCAACCCAATCGCCGTGTCATGGTGGAAGTAAGGGTTCAGAAGCCAACCCAGAAGTAA